The sequence GGCGGACGGCTCGTACCTGTATGACAACCCGAACTTCTTCCCGGTGGACGGGAAGGGGTGGGTGGCGCTGGGCCAGGAGCCGGCGCGCAACAACGGCCACAACTTCTCGTTCACCAGCGAGGCCCGCTACTGGTTCGAGTACAAGGGCACCGAGGTGCTCGCGTTCCGCGGCGACGATGACGTCTGGGTCTTCATCAACGGGCGGCTGGCGGTGGATCTGGGCGGCGTGCACGGGGCCACGGATGGCGGCATCACGCTGTCTCAGCGGGCCTCGCAGCTGGGGCTGACGGTGGGCAAGGTCTACGAGGCGGTGGTGTTCCAGGCGGAGCGCCACACCACGGCGTCCTCGTACAAGCTGACCCTCACCAACTTCGTCACCCGCCGCACCCAGTGCGTCAACACGTGCGGAGACGGCATCGTCCAGCCGCCCGAGCAGTGCGACAACGGGACGAACGCCGGTGGCTACGGCCAGTGTGCTCCGGGCTGCATCCTCGGCCCTCGCTGCGGTGATGGCGTGGTTCAGGAGGCCAACGGTGAGGAGTGCGACGACGGCAACACCAACGACAGCGACGCGTGCAGCAACATCTGCAAGGTGATCCTCGGCTGAGGCGCTGAGGCGCACCCATGGCCCTGGGCGCCTCGGACTCTGCTCCGAGGCGCCGGGCTTCGCGCCGGCTCGTCACGCGTTTCGCTGCGAGCCGCTGGCCCGGCTGGGCTAGCTTGAGGGCATGCGCTCTCCATGCCCTGGCCGCTCCCTCGTGCAGCGCCTGATTCCTCTGGCGAGGCTTGCGCTGTTCCTGAGTCTTCCCGCCTGCGTCCAGGAGGCGGAGCTTCCCGTGCTGGCGCCGGGAGGCCCCGCCCGGGGCGAGGTGCCTTCCCTGGCCTTCATCGGCAGCCACTCCGAGGGCGAGCTGGCCGTCTACCTGTGGCCGGGTGAGCCGGAGGCGCCGCTCCGCCGCCTCGTGGACACGGTGGAAGGGGAATGGAGCACGCCGCCTCGCCTGGCGATCTCTCCCGATGGGCGCTTTATCGCCTACGCGGGCCGGGGAACCCAGGCGTCCGGGGAGCTCTTCCTCGTGGAACTCAGCACGCAGGCCCGGAGGACGCTGCTCACCGGAGAGAATCGCCCGAGCGGGGAGTTGGCCTGGTCGCCTGACGGAAGCCGGCTGGCGTTCGTGGGCAGGCCCATGGACACCTTCACGGACTTCGACGAGGAGCTCTATGTGGTGGGCACGGCCGAGGGCTCGACGCCCCTTCGGTTGACTCGCGATGACAATGATCTGCACAGCCCGGTCTGGTCTCCGGACGGGAGCCGGCTGCGCTTCCTGCTGGAGCAGGGCTCCATCCCGGGCTCTGGCCGGGGCGTGGAGGTGCTGGCGGACGGCAGCGGGTATGTTCAGCCGCTCGAGGGAGTGCCCACGGCGAGCACGAGCAGCACAGGCTCGGTGAATAGGCTGACGCTCTCGCCGGATGCGCGTCAGGTGGCCTATTCGATCTACGAATACCCCGCGGGCGGCCGGGTGTGCGTCCGAGGCCCCTCGGGGGAGCACTGCGTGCTGGAGAACCTCAATTCGGAGGTGGGCTCCATCGCCTTCTCCCCGGATGGGCGGATGATCGCCTTCTCCGCGCGCTGGCCCGAGTGGCAGGACTGGGAGCTGTTCGTGGCCTGGGTGGACCGGGGCGGAGCGGTGATGCTGACCGACGTGCCGGGCCGGGATGATCAGCCGGTCTTCTTCCCCGGGGAGGCGCCGTGATGAGAGCCCCCAGCCTGTGCCTGTCCGTATTCCTGACGCTGGCGCTGAGTGGGAGCGCCGAGGCGGCCAAGACGTCGGGCGTGGCGGGCACGTTGATGATCGGCTGGAACCAGCAGGTCTACGACGCCAGCGATGCGCAGGCCTACCTGCGGCGCCAGGGAGGCATTGGCGGCACGGGAACGCTGCTGTACCAGTGGCCCAGCGGCTTCGGGCTCGGAGCCAGCGCGAGCTTTGGCTCCATCGAGCGGGTCCGCGAGAAGGCGACCCGGGCCCCGTGCGAGGGCTGCGCGTTCGAGCGCACCACGCTCTCCTACGGCACGAGGATCTGGGATGTGGGGGCGGTGACGCGCTGGAGGTTTGCCATGGGGGAGTGGAACCCCTCGGTGCAGCTGGGGCTCGGCTTCGGGCAGATGTCCGGGACACGGGCGTTCGACAGCACCTCGACGGGACTCGCCCTTCACCTGGGGCTCGGGGTGGATTGGCGGTTCTCGGAGGAGCTGCCCGTGGCCCTGCGCGCCGAGCTCCGAGGGACAGCCGGGGCCTACGCTGGGGACGATTACCTGGCGGGCGCTTACTGGACGGGGCTGTTGGTAGGCGTGGGCTTCTGAGGGGCTCTCAGCGGCACCCGGTTAGTGGATGGGGACCTCGGTCTCGTTGTTGCGGCGGGCGGCCTTGCGAGACAGCTCGGTGAGCCAAGAGCGCGTCAGTGGTGTCTCGCTCTCGTCCCCCCTGTGCCGCTCCGTCTGGCTGCCCTGGGGCAGCATCCGGTTCACATACGCCAGCAGGGCCGCCGTCAGGTTTGGCGCCAGCGCGCGCGCCACCGCTCCCATCTTCGCTGGCAGGCCCACCAACACCTCCGCATCTCCGCGCCGGCACGCCTCGATGATCCTCCGGCCCGCCCGCTCCGCGTTGAGCGACAAGCCTGGCAGCGAGCCGCACACGTAGAACCACGCATACTCCTTCTCGTGGTCCCCCTTGAACGTGGCGTTGCGCGGGCTGCCCGTGCGCATCAGCCCTGGGCACACCGTCGTCACCTGGATGCCGTCCTGCGCCAGCTCCGCCCGCATGCCATCTGACAGGCCCACGAGCGCGAACTTGCTCGCGCTGTACGGCACCATGTGCGGCACGCTCACCTTCCCTCCAATGGAGGAGATGTTGACGATGCGCCCCGCGCCGCGCCGCTTCATCTCCGGCAGCACCGCCAGCGTCGTGTAGAGCGGCCCCCAGAAGTGCGTGTCGATGGCCTCCTCGAAGTCCTCGAGTGTCATGGACTCGAGCGGGCCCGTCTGGATGATGCCGGCGTTGTTCACCAGCACGTCCACCGCGCCGAACCGCTCGTGCACGCTGGAGACCATGGCCTCTACCTGCACCGGGTCCGTCACGTCACACGGCACCGCGAGCACCTCGCCCCCCAGGCTCTCGAGCTCCGTCCGGGCACGCTCCAGCGTGGACTCCTCCCGGCCGCAGATGACCACCCGGGCGCCCTCCTTGAGGAAGCCGCGCGCGAGGAGCAACCCCAGCCCGCGCGTGCCGCCGGTGATGAGCACCGTCTTGTCCTGGAAGCTGATGCGGGAGCGCACCAGGGCGCGCAGCCCCAGGGCCACGCCGACGCCCGCGGCGGCCAGCTTGCCCAGGTTCATACGGGAGGACTGCTTCGTGTGGCGCTCTGGCATGTCTTGGACTCCGTGAGGACGAGTGAGCTGGAGACGGAGGGCCGCGCTCAGGGCGCGAAGGCCCCCGTGTTGGCGTCAGGGCCGGTGAGGCGGTCCAGCACGAGGCGCACCTCGCGCAGCGAGTCCGCCGAGAAGGTGTGCAGCCGGAGGATTCCCTGGGCATCGAAGACCAGGTAGCTCGGGTGGGTCTCCACGCTGTAGGCCTGGGCCATGGAGCCATCGTCCACGGCGATGGGGTAGCGCAGGCCGTGCTTCCGGGCGAAGCGCTCCACGGCGTTGGTGTCTCGCAGCTCGCTCTCCGAGTGCGTCACGTCCACGCCGATGACCACCAGCCCCCTCGGCCCGTAGTCCTGGATCCACTGCTGCACCTGGGCGAGCTGGCCCATGCACTCCTCGCAGTCCATGGACCAGAAGTGGAGGAGGACGGGGCGGCCGCGCAGCTGCGAGACGTGGACGGGGGCGTTGATCCAGCCACCGTCGGGATCCAGCAACGTGAGGGGAATGGGGTGCTCGTCATCGAAAGCCATGGGCGCGCTCCGCGAAAAGACATTGGATCGGACGTGCTTCAAGCTATGCATCGGGGGTCGGCGTCCCCCATGCCGGCCCCAGGCGCGGCTCGCCTGCCTGGGGGGAGGGGAGAGGAGGCGCCTGGGCGGCAGGCAAGCAGCCGGTGCCTCGGGAGGACACTCTGTGCGGATCCCGGACTTCAAGCTGGAGCGCTACTTCGCGCGGTGGGAGTTTTCCGCGCCCTACCTGCTGTGCACCTCGGACATCGAGGGCTGGCGCATGTCGGAGCTGCTGGCGATCGCGGACCCCGAGGCGCTCCGGCGGTGGGAGTCGCTGACGCTCGGCTACACCGAGTCCACCGGCTTGCCTGCCCTGCGCGAGGCCATCGCTGGGCTCTACACGAGCGTGTCCGCCGAGCAGGTGCTGACGTTCGCGGGCGCCGAGGAGGCGGTGTTCGTCCTGATGAACGTGCTGCTGGGGCCGGGGGACCACGCGGTGGTGACGTGGCCGGGCTACCAGTCCTTATATGAGGTGGCGCGCGCGACGGGAGCGGAGGTGACACTGCTGCCGCTGAAGGAGGAGGAGGGCTGGGAGCTGGATCTGGGGGCGGTGCGGCAGGCGCTGCGGCCGGAGACGCGGCTGCTCGTGGTGAACTTCCCGCACAACCCCACGGGCGCGCTGCCGGGGCCCGCCACGTTCGAGGCGCTGTGTGAGCTGGCCGAGGAGCGGGGCATCTACCTGCTGTCCGACGAGGTGTACCGCCTGCTGGAGCACGCACCCGTGCGGACGCTGCCTGCGGCGGTGGAGCGGACCTCTCGGGGGCTCAGCCTGGGGGTGATGTCCAAGGCGTTCGGACTGGCGGGGCTGCGCGTGGGGTGGCTCGCGCTGCGGGACGCGGAGCTGCTGCGGAAGTGCGCGGCGTACAAGGACTACACCACCATCTGCAACAGCGCACCCAGCGAGGTGCTCGCGCTCATTGCGCTGCGAGCGAAGGAGAAGGTGCTGGCGCGCAGCCGCGCGATTCTCGAGGACAACCTGAAGCGGCTGGACGCGTTCTTCGAGCGCCATGCGGACACGTTCCGCTGGGTGCGCCCGCGCGCAGGGAGCGTGGCCTTCCCGCGCCTGCTGCGAGACATGCCTGTCTCCGCGTTCTGCCAGGCGCTCGTCGAGCGCGAGGGCGTGCTGTTGCTGCCGGGAGACGTCTACGACTTCCCGGGCAATCACTTCCGGCTGGGGCTGGGGCGCACGCAGATGCCCGAAGCGCTCGCGCGGCTGGAGCGCTTTTGCGAGGCGACGTTCCGCTGACCCATACGGGGGACGGGGAAGTCCACGGTCAGTGAAATTTTCCTTGTAGTTCCACTTGTGCCTGAATTAACAGGATTCCTGCTTCGGCGGAATTGAACAGGACAGGTGGAACGATGACGAGACAGCAAGTGATGCGGGGAGCGGTCGCAGCAGTGCTGGCGGCTGCGGGGCTGAACTGTGGCGGTGAGGCCGGCTGGGAGCCGCCGAAGCTGGGGGTGCAGGAGCAGTCTTCGGAGACGGTGATGGTGCCCACCGGCATCACCACGGCGGCTCGCCTGGGACAGGGCCGGGATTGGGTGAAGGAGGAGCTGCGCAGCGAGTGCGTGCGCTCGGCCACCTCGGTGACGATTCCGTTGCAGCAGGCCAACCTGCGCTTCAGCAGCTCCATGCTGAGGGAAGAGGCCAGCGAGTCGCTGGGCTTCAGCCTGGAGGCCAAGGCCCGCTTCGGACTGGTGGATGCCAGCGCCAAGGCCCGCTTCAGCCGCTCGCTGACGAGCAGCTCGCTCTCGGTGGGCATGTTCTACATGGCGGACTACCGCCTGGGCATCCAGAAGCTGGACGAGGGCAGCCTGCAGTGGCTCGTGCAGCCGGGCAGCGCGGATTGGCTCTCGCGGTGTGGGGATGAGTTCATGCTGCAGAAGGAGGTGGGCGGCCAGCTCTACCTGCTGTACCGCCTGGACTTCAGCTCGCTGTCGGCGCGGCAGGAGTTCGAGGCCTCGGTCGGGGTGAGCTGGCCGGCCGGGAGCGTGAACTCCCAGGTGTCCTCGCAGGCCAGCCGCTTCGCGGGGCGCGCCTCGGTGCACGTGGAGGCCTTCCAGTACGGCGGAGACGTGACGCGCCTGTCGAGCATCCTCGGGGGGGCGGCCGAGGCGGGCCGGGTGGTGCTGGACTGCAGCATGACGAACCTGGCGCCCTGCGGCGCCTTCATGCAGAACGCCATCACCTACGCCTCGGCCCAGGGAGCGGGCACCTTCTCGGATTCGCTCAACAGCCAGCCGGCGGATCGCGTCTACCTGTTCAAGGACTGGGGCATGCTCGGAGTTCCTGCTCCGGTGCGCACGGTGGGCGCCAGCGTCCAGCAGGCGCGCACGAGCCTGCGCCAGCTGTTCGATCAGCAGGTGGAGTTCCAGGAGCGCGTGGCCACGCTCAAGAGCGGCCGGCTGTACGTGTCGCCGGATCTGCGCTCTCGCCTGGACGCGCATGAGCTGGGCGTGCAGCGCAACCTCTCGCTGATCAGCGACGCGGT is a genomic window of Hyalangium minutum containing:
- a CDS encoding WD40 repeat domain-containing protein, with the translated sequence MRSPCPGRSLVQRLIPLARLALFLSLPACVQEAELPVLAPGGPARGEVPSLAFIGSHSEGELAVYLWPGEPEAPLRRLVDTVEGEWSTPPRLAISPDGRFIAYAGRGTQASGELFLVELSTQARRTLLTGENRPSGELAWSPDGSRLAFVGRPMDTFTDFDEELYVVGTAEGSTPLRLTRDDNDLHSPVWSPDGSRLRFLLEQGSIPGSGRGVEVLADGSGYVQPLEGVPTASTSSTGSVNRLTLSPDARQVAYSIYEYPAGGRVCVRGPSGEHCVLENLNSEVGSIAFSPDGRMIAFSARWPEWQDWELFVAWVDRGGAVMLTDVPGRDDQPVFFPGEAP
- a CDS encoding peroxiredoxin family protein — encoded protein: MAFDDEHPIPLTLLDPDGGWINAPVHVSQLRGRPVLLHFWSMDCEECMGQLAQVQQWIQDYGPRGLVVIGVDVTHSESELRDTNAVERFARKHGLRYPIAVDDGSMAQAYSVETHPSYLVFDAQGILRLHTFSADSLREVRLVLDRLTGPDANTGAFAP
- a CDS encoding outer membrane beta-barrel protein, with the translated sequence MRAPSLCLSVFLTLALSGSAEAAKTSGVAGTLMIGWNQQVYDASDAQAYLRRQGGIGGTGTLLYQWPSGFGLGASASFGSIERVREKATRAPCEGCAFERTTLSYGTRIWDVGAVTRWRFAMGEWNPSVQLGLGFGQMSGTRAFDSTSTGLALHLGLGVDWRFSEELPVALRAELRGTAGAYAGDDYLAGAYWTGLLVGVGF
- a CDS encoding SDR family NAD(P)-dependent oxidoreductase, which codes for MPERHTKQSSRMNLGKLAAAGVGVALGLRALVRSRISFQDKTVLITGGTRGLGLLLARGFLKEGARVVICGREESTLERARTELESLGGEVLAVPCDVTDPVQVEAMVSSVHERFGAVDVLVNNAGIIQTGPLESMTLEDFEEAIDTHFWGPLYTTLAVLPEMKRRGAGRIVNISSIGGKVSVPHMVPYSASKFALVGLSDGMRAELAQDGIQVTTVCPGLMRTGSPRNATFKGDHEKEYAWFYVCGSLPGLSLNAERAGRRIIEACRRGDAEVLVGLPAKMGAVARALAPNLTAALLAYVNRMLPQGSQTERHRGDESETPLTRSWLTELSRKAARRNNETEVPIH
- a CDS encoding aminotransferase class I/II-fold pyridoxal phosphate-dependent enzyme, whose amino-acid sequence is MRIPDFKLERYFARWEFSAPYLLCTSDIEGWRMSELLAIADPEALRRWESLTLGYTESTGLPALREAIAGLYTSVSAEQVLTFAGAEEAVFVLMNVLLGPGDHAVVTWPGYQSLYEVARATGAEVTLLPLKEEEGWELDLGAVRQALRPETRLLVVNFPHNPTGALPGPATFEALCELAEERGIYLLSDEVYRLLEHAPVRTLPAAVERTSRGLSLGVMSKAFGLAGLRVGWLALRDAELLRKCAAYKDYTTICNSAPSEVLALIALRAKEKVLARSRAILEDNLKRLDAFFERHADTFRWVRPRAGSVAFPRLLRDMPVSAFCQALVEREGVLLLPGDVYDFPGNHFRLGLGRTQMPEALARLERFCEATFR